A genomic segment from Methanomicrobia archaeon encodes:
- a CDS encoding HAD family hydrolase, producing MLRAARARKEIKVVSFDVDGTLVTPGFVDRFWLDGIPRMYAEKKGMAFEQAFSYVTSEYDRVGEHRIEWYTIRYWLQKFGLDIPYQELFTKYQDLIQIYDEVEPVLSALRDAGYDLIVSSNATHEFIDFQIQPLKKFFSHIFSATSDFGQVKKTNGFFARVCTILDIAPQRVVHVGDHWVFDFLNPRKIGITAYYLDRERRGTVETTEENAEFIIGDLYELLDEPAH from the coding sequence ATGTTGCGAGCAGCCAGGGCGCGGAAAGAGATAAAGGTTGTATCATTTGACGTTGACGGCACCCTCGTTACGCCAGGATTCGTTGACCGTTTCTGGCTCGACGGCATACCACGGATGTATGCGGAAAAGAAGGGCATGGCATTTGAGCAGGCGTTCAGCTACGTTACGAGCGAGTACGACCGGGTCGGCGAGCATCGGATCGAGTGGTATACCATACGCTACTGGCTGCAGAAGTTCGGTCTGGATATCCCGTATCAGGAGCTCTTTACGAAATATCAGGATCTGATCCAGATCTACGACGAAGTGGAGCCCGTCCTGAGTGCGCTGCGCGACGCGGGCTACGACCTGATTGTCAGCTCAAATGCCACGCACGAGTTCATTGATTTCCAGATCCAGCCCCTCAAGAAGTTCTTCTCCCACATCTTCTCCGCAACCTCCGATTTCGGGCAGGTGAAGAAGACCAACGGATTCTTTGCCCGTGTCTGCACGATCCTGGATATCGCGCCGCAGCGGGTTGTTCACGTCGGTGACCACTGGGTCTTCGATTTCCTCAATCCACGCAAGATCGGTATCACCGCGTATTATCTCGATCGTGAGCGACGAGGCACGGTGGAAACCACGGAAGAGAACGCTGAATTCATCATAGGTGACTTATACGAGCTGCTCGATGAGCCTGCACACTAA